A part of Nitrospinota bacterium genomic DNA contains:
- a CDS encoding tetratricopeptide repeat protein translates to MKRLIPVFLLLFLSFPVYADDYQDGVDAGRRGDYKTAIEKFESLAEEGHAQAQFTLGLMYGVGHGVPQNFKKSEKWYRKAANKGHAEAQHAIGLLYYDGQRLPQDYKKAVHWFRMSAKNGFAEAQARLGIMYFAGGQGLLQDFKEAEKWSRKAAKQGDADAQTILGIMYSEGQGVPQDDKESVKWLLLAANQGISQAQAMLGIMYSSGLGVQKNLTEAIKWYRLAAEQGVPEAQLALDKIMSGMAEAAQKVDEKFLAEKNGDKKASADLLTDEKPKFDGKSSIFLKCKTKQRKFMETDILEFNPSIGKLIWVEDDKGLSIYLPMEIEEYSGKFIKASYTIKKMLAALESVQQDLDQKGLAELQQIKSSIDYIRNVLPDKLVKEGVSSDETQKMTQKLLDMSLGFKQYVELDRYSGEIRWIQPYRKPQISAGKDIKRELRKVSVRNWKGNFSMVGKV, encoded by the coding sequence ATGAAACGCTTAATTCCAGTCTTCCTTTTGTTATTCCTATCGTTTCCTGTATATGCGGATGACTATCAAGACGGAGTGGATGCTGGTCGCAGGGGTGATTATAAAACGGCAATTGAGAAGTTCGAATCATTGGCGGAAGAGGGGCATGCCCAGGCGCAATTCACTCTCGGTCTTATGTATGGTGTAGGTCATGGCGTACCGCAAAATTTTAAGAAATCGGAGAAGTGGTACCGCAAAGCTGCCAATAAGGGGCATGCAGAAGCACAACACGCTATCGGTCTACTGTATTACGATGGCCAACGACTACCACAAGATTACAAGAAGGCTGTCCATTGGTTCAGGATGTCTGCAAAAAATGGATTTGCCGAAGCGCAAGCCCGTCTCGGCATAATGTATTTCGCCGGAGGCCAGGGCTTACTACAGGATTTTAAGGAAGCGGAGAAATGGTCCCGCAAGGCCGCGAAACAAGGGGATGCCGATGCGCAAACCATACTCGGTATTATGTATAGCGAAGGACAAGGAGTTCCGCAGGATGATAAGGAATCAGTGAAGTGGCTCCTGCTGGCCGCCAATCAGGGAATTTCCCAGGCCCAAGCCATGCTTGGTATCATGTATAGCTCAGGATTGGGTGTACAAAAGAATTTAACAGAGGCCATTAAATGGTATCGACTTGCTGCCGAGCAGGGTGTCCCCGAAGCCCAATTAGCGTTAGACAAAATAATGAGTGGAATGGCCGAAGCGGCCCAAAAGGTGGATGAAAAATTTTTGGCCGAAAAAAATGGAGACAAAAAGGCCTCTGCAGATTTGTTAACAGACGAAAAACCCAAGTTTGACGGGAAGTCATCAATATTTTTAAAGTGCAAAACCAAACAACGAAAGTTTATGGAAACTGACATTTTAGAGTTTAATCCCTCCATCGGAAAACTTATCTGGGTAGAAGACGATAAGGGTTTGTCAATTTATCTTCCAATGGAGATCGAGGAATACTCAGGTAAGTTCATAAAAGCAAGCTACACGATAAAAAAAATGCTTGCAGCTTTGGAATCTGTCCAACAAGACCTTGATCAAAAGGGATTAGCCGAACTTCAACAAATAAAATCTTCCATTGATTATATACGAAACGTTCTCCCTGATAAGCTCGTAAAGGAAGGAGTTTCGTCTGATGAAACCCAAAAAATGACACAAAAATTACTCGATATGTCGTTGGGTTTTAAGCAATATGTTGAGCTTGATCGTTATTCTGGAGAGATACGTTGGATTCAACCTTACCGAAAACCTCAAATTTCAGCCGGAAAAGATATAAAAAGGGAGTTAAGAAAGGTAAGTGTACGAAATTGGAAAGGAAATTTTAGTATGGTTGGAAAGGTATAA